TATTGACAAAGGCACCATTCGTTATCATGGTAGCAGCAGTGAGCTTGCAAATAACGAAGAAGTCCGCAATAAATACCTGTGCGTGTAAAAATTTTTAAAATGTTCGGCGGATATATTGACAATAGATTGCGGCAGTCGGGTTATGCCCCAGGACGCGATCCTTGGCTATCAGGGTGGTAACCGGTGCCTGGGAAAACTTTGTAAACAGGGCATCGTGACCTACGCAGAGGCCGCAGATGATATTGAATTCACATCCTACGCGGTTAAGCATATCGGCTTGGCCGGCGGGATTGCACATGTATTCATCTATGTTGTCTTTGATCTGTTCGAGCTGAAAATCCTTTTTGTTGATAGCACAGTTTTTACAGCAGATCGAGTAAACTTCGAAATCTTTGCTGAGGATTTTGTCGATAGCAGCGGCTTCCTCGGCCAGGCCGATGCAGAATGCCAGTCCGAGTTTTGTGTACCCCATCTCTTTCGCAAAGAGAATAACTTCGCGTAAACGCGGCTCCTGGCAATAATGGCGTCCTTCAATGGCGGTCGCGGCACGATGCAACCGGAGAGTCTCCTGATCATTATATAGTTTCGCGGTTTCATCCCGCAGACCGAAACAATCAATTCCATCCCGGCAGACTTTTTTCTCACAGTGAGCACAACGGGGTTCTTTTTTCATTATATGCCTTCTATCCTTAAACCTTGCAGTTGAAAAAATAATTGCTATTCTACAATTATACTCACAAAGAGACAAGGACTTTTCTGGATGACTTTTCTTGCATAATGGGCGTTTTTCCCTTGACATTGCTGGCTGAAAATGTTTATCTCGGCCTGATTAGATTTCATGTCAAGAAGGCATGAGTTAAAGTCATATCGTAAGGGTCGATAAGTAAGCTGGCCTGATTATACCGCAGAAATAAAAAACCACGAAGGTTCTAACTGGCTGTAAGGAGTTAGGTCCCAGCGTGGTTTTTTTATGCCCGCCTCCTGAAAATTCCGGACTTTTCCCGATCAGCCTCCTTTTTTGGAGGTTCACCATGAGCAGAAGAATCCTTTTTTACCTTGTCATCATGCTGATTGTCGGTATGGCCGTCGATGTGACTGCCGGCGGAACGGATACTGATCCATCTCAACCAATGACCATGGCGACGATTACGGTCAGAGAAAAATTGATCTCGCCCAGTAAACATGAAGGGGATTTGCTGCACACCGGCAGCAAGGTGACCACGGCGGGTATTAAGCTGGCCGGAAACGGTGGTTTGAACAGTGTTTTTAAAGTCCTTGATCTGCTGCCGGGCATCAATACTGAACTTCAGGATCCCTTTGGAATCTCCGGCAAAGATGTGCGGATCCGCGGGATCAAGAGCATGTTTGCCGGTATGTCGGTTGAGGGATTGCCCAATTACGGCATCATGCCTGTCGGGCCCCGGGATGATATTTACGATATGGAAAACCTGGAGTCAATCGGGCTTTACAAGGGATCAACCCCATTGAGCCTGGGAACTGGATCCGGGAACCGCGGTGGAACTATCGCTTTAACCTACCGGCGTCCAGCTGACGCATTTAAACTGGATTTCCGCCAGCAGGTTGGTGGTGATGATGCCCATCGCAGCTATATCCGCCTGGATTCAGGCCTTTTGCCGACTGATACCAGTTTTTTTGCCTCCTATTCCTATACGGAAGCGGACAAATGGAAAGGCAGCGGCGATCTCGGCCCCCGTGATCATGTGACCGTCGGCATTTCCCAGTTCCTGGGAAAGTACTGCAGCCTGGAATTATTTTATAACTACAATGATGTGGAACGGCATGATTTCAAACCCTTGACTTATGCTGAAGCGGACCATATTAACGATACCTACCGGTATGATTACAATCGCAGTCTTAGCGGTAATGGCGCTGTCGATGTCAATTACTATGACTATCATCGAGGGGATTATCAGAACAATGAACTGTTGACTATTCTGAGCTTTAAACCCAATTCCAGTCACTCGCTGACCCTTAAACCCTACTACAGCGAGGAAGACGGCAAGACTCTGGATGGCAAAGCTGATAAGGTAAGGGATCTTGAGCGCTATGGGATTACGACGGAATACCTGGGACAGTACGGTGATTTCAGTCTCACCGCCGGCTACTGGTATGAATCCCATGACCTGAAAAAATATGTCAGGGCCAATGCTATAACCCCCACCGGTCGTGTGTATAAGGGCTGGAAATACCTGAGTGAAAATCATGGAAACGGTGATATTCACAGTCCTTACCTGCAGATTGGCCGCCAGTTCGGTAAACTCAGCTGCCAGGCGGGGATGAAATATTTTTCCTACACGGAACCGGCCAGCACCGCTTACCGTGGCAGTGCCGCCGCCGGTACCCCTTATTCATATGAGGA
This region of Pseudomonadota bacterium genomic DNA includes:
- a CDS encoding DUF1847 domain-containing protein — encoded protein: MKKEPRCAHCEKKVCRDGIDCFGLRDETAKLYNDQETLRLHRAATAIEGRHYCQEPRLREVILFAKEMGYTKLGLAFCIGLAEEAAAIDKILSKDFEVYSICCKNCAINKKDFQLEQIKDNIDEYMCNPAGQADMLNRVGCEFNIICGLCVGHDALFTKFSQAPVTTLIAKDRVLGHNPTAAIYCQYIRRTF
- a CDS encoding TonB-dependent receptor, producing MSRRILFYLVIMLIVGMAVDVTAGGTDTDPSQPMTMATITVREKLISPSKHEGDLLHTGSKVTTAGIKLAGNGGLNSVFKVLDLLPGINTELQDPFGISGKDVRIRGIKSMFAGMSVEGLPNYGIMPVGPRDDIYDMENLESIGLYKGSTPLSLGTGSGNRGGTIALTYRRPADAFKLDFRQQVGGDDAHRSYIRLDSGLLPTDTSFFASYSYTEADKWKGSGDLGPRDHVTVGISQFLGKYCSLELFYNYNDVERHDFKPLTYAEADHINDTYRYDYNRSLSGNGAVDVNYYDYHRGDYQNNELLTILSFKPNSSHSLTLKPYYSEEDGKTLDGKADKVRDLERYGITTEYLGQYGDFSLTAGYWYESHDLKKYVRANAITPTGRVYKGWKYLSENHGNGDIHSPYLQIGRQFGKLSCQAGMKYFSYTEPASTAYRGSAAAGTPYSYEEALDHNLGEDTALSLDEITYDEWLPSLAFGYQLSSRLELYANYGRNYMRPYAYVPVANIYTANRASFQAAGMTLQTIFDEWKMETSDNIDVGARYYGDWFEIHPTVFFARHHDLLALAYDPLVGVNYQKNVGDATAIGTELEINLYPTDNLLIFINPSYTKMCFDDDLERGGSTVDIKGNQLPDTPELLFKTGLIYTLGNLEIAPTFKYVGRRYGDPQNDQSISPHGIVDMALRYTKNEIFSLKEATLGLTISNLFDQKYVGSISAQDDGSGNAYYAGAPFTAVFSLSAVF